From a region of the Fischerella sp. JS2 genome:
- a CDS encoding ureidoglycolate lyase, translating to MNTATTVQQLEAQLITPENFARYGQVIFPSKDGKTFDTEDAQLKLNQGIPRFYIMHLERRGRKFHKITRHVQCTQCLGSLEGKDWLIAVCPPNNDTNEPDLENISAFRIPGNCFIKLEVGTWHAGPYFEHESVDFYNLELSDTNMVDHFTYDFLQNQQIEFEIV from the coding sequence ATGAATACAGCAACAACAGTACAACAATTAGAAGCCCAATTAATAACGCCAGAAAACTTTGCTCGTTACGGACAGGTAATTTTTCCTAGTAAAGACGGTAAAACCTTCGATACAGAAGATGCTCAATTAAAATTAAATCAAGGCATACCCCGGTTTTATATTATGCATTTGGAACGTCGCGGACGGAAATTTCACAAAATCACTCGCCACGTCCAATGTACTCAATGTCTGGGTTCATTAGAAGGCAAGGACTGGTTAATTGCGGTTTGTCCTCCTAATAATGATACGAATGAACCAGATTTAGAAAACATTTCTGCTTTCCGTATTCCTGGGAATTGTTTTATCAAGTTAGAGGTGGGAACTTGGCACGCCGGACCTTATTTTGAGCATGAGAGCGTGGATTTTTACAATTTAGAATTGAGTGATACGAATATGGTGGATCATTTCACTTATGATTTTTTGCAGAATCAGCAGATAGAGTTTGAGATTGTTTAA